The following DNA comes from Tachypleus tridentatus isolate NWPU-2018 chromosome 9, ASM421037v1, whole genome shotgun sequence.
ATATATAAACGGGCCTAATGCTAAGATAAAAAGATATGAAAATTGTTAGGTAAGAAAGTGGGTGAGTAATAAAAGGAGGTAGGAAAGTCGTTGTTTTGATAAGTCATGTCAGTAATTTCATGTACGCCGGTGTTTAAAGCGATTAAAACAATGTCGATTTGTAAATAGCTTGCTGTAAAATAAAACGACGGATTTATCCGgatttgaaataatgtttaaaaaagataaaatatacagcTATGTATTAGTCATCATTGATTATCGGATCTTGCTGTCTCTTACGAACGGCTAAACATGAAATAGTTAAAGCAACATAAATCTTCTAAGGAAACAGTACGAGGGTTTCAATAAGTTCAGATTCGAATTTGGATGTTGTATTTACCCATAAACTTTAGATTTAGAAAGGTCAAGAAGCGCATCTCTATGGTGACGCTGCCCATGCAGTTTTGAAAGAAATTGTTGTGTCGATGTGTTCGAAACCTTTTTTCCTAAATTCGCATATCGGGAAAAACTTTAAACCGGAATAAGTGCGTCTGTTCGTGtcaaagtttctttaatttatacaGCTAATGATAGCTCCATATCATAAAAGCAATTCCACCAATACTCACAATTTACATTCCTTTTCAATATTATGATCAAATCTCATTCTGAAAAGTTCTAGGTATAATTCTCAATATCATTTTTGCCCTCGGAGAATAACTCGTAGCCATATTATGTTGCTGTCTTTTTGTGATGTCCAAAAGCACAAGAATGATGTTAGAGGCTTCGCTGATATAGGTTTCcactacatatatttaaacaaaactggtTAGTTTATGATAAgcttttatgaatattaatacattaaGATACACACGTTACTTGGGAATATCATCAACCGTTACAGAGAAACGTAACTCAAAAGTTACCTTGAAATTATTCGAATGTGAACAGATAAAACATATAGACAGGTACTGAAAATCAGGAAGGTTTCCAACCAGCCAGAAAAACGAGCCAGTTATCACTAATTGTGTTTTCATCGAGTCAAAATTTCCCTCGATTACAATATCATACATGAATGTTCTAATGTACTCCATAGTGTATAAGGTGTGGGCAAAAATTACATTTCCGAAAAGGACGATTCTTTATGTGTTCTCTGCTCCAAATATCACATTAGCAGATGAACGGCATGATTCATAGCTACGAATCTGGGAGAAATCCGGAAGCTCCTTGATCTTCttggttttctctctctcttgggGGAGGGGAGAGGCTTTTTCTAGTGTCCTAATTACATATCAAACATGTTATTATATATTGATAATGTTAGGAAAACAAATAGTCTCAATAAATCAATTGAACACAAAAATACGATATCCTATTATTCGAGTGCTTCCAAAAcgtggatctttcttcttcaggggcaaaatATAgacatacatatgtataaaacaatttaaagggGGAAACCCAAATTTTGAGAAAAACCGATATTTGTTTCTTcttaatttgtatataaattgtctgttttttttctcttgaaaaatgaaaatcctaaaattaatttattttgaatcatGAAATGTTGTTACACTATTTTACTCATCAGGTTATGTCCAATGTATGTAATTTTACCTAAATTGTCAATGCATTTCATAATAATAGGCTAAAAAGTGTAAAATGCGTCTTTCTAATTGAAAATGAATGAAAACGAATTACATGCAAATTTGAAACGTTTTTACTTCTTTCCTTCATTTCTTATATCGAAATGAAGGGGGGCTTCATCAAAGTCTGCGGATGCTTTCCTGCTGTGATGGATGGTTCTACGCTGTTTGCTTTCGAGCACTGGCTATCGAGCGCTTGAAGAACCCTGTGGTTGTCTAACAAGGGGGGCCCAGTCGCGTAGATAAGAGCCCATTGTTTCGCTGTGAAAAACGCGTGAGTTCACGAGGCTCGTGCGTCTCTTGCTGTACAGAACTCGATAACTATTTCAACCGATAGTCACGTTCTTCCTTCTACGTAGCTTCAAGTTAGCAACACATTTTATACcgctatatatttttttttagtgttcGTATCGTGTAACGCTTGTGTACCTATACATGGCTTTACTCGAACGTCGGTCGTAGCCCGCAACACTAAATTTGAAACATAGAAATTTGATTCACATTAATGTATAGGAATATAATTTGCAATTCTGTATATTGCATGCAACTGATGTGACAAAACCAGTCTCTCTCTCTAAGTTTTCGTGCCATCTGCAATCAAAAATTACCCGTAATTTATGCTTTCCAGTTGCTTTAGAATCCTTCACCAAATTtcctaaaataatattcaatcaaaAATCTCGCTTCTGTTGCTAAAATAGACAAGTATTTTATTTGGCAATTTTGGGCTGACTTAATCACCGACACTCTTTACAACTGTAAATATTGTACGGGTATGAACAAACATACCCAGACTATGAAACCATGAGTTACGACACATTGCTGCAAAAACGCTGTACGTACTTtgtcgtgggtgtgttataagtgACAATTAAGTCCCAGTTGTCGATCAGAAGAAAAGTAGGCCAAAAGTTGAAGATGGGGTTATCAATCCACTACCTTTCTTCTGGTttagcacggatagcccttgtATAAATTCAAAGCAAATCAAACCTTCTAATCTATTAGTTCAAACAAAGCGACGGCTCCGAACATATagtctcttgtgtagctttgcgcaacaattgagtaaatataaataaaagtaaactattaatctATTTGACATTTAGTTCGTTTATTCTAATAGCTTGAATTTgtagattatatttatatttaagaaaaacatcAGCTTATAAAGCGTTCAGTTTTGTCCCCTGTTATTCTgctataaaatctatatttaaatttagattaaatattcTACCTAAGTATTAAACAAAAGAGAATAGTCACATTTAAAGCATTCAGTACTGGTTCCTGATACCTCTTACTTACGTGtatgtgttataataaaaaacaaatagttatCTTACGTGCTTGTCATTTTGAATAGCGTATCAAACGGGTTTCATTCATTTTCAGTATTGTGGTGGTGACGTCTTGAAATGACGCAGATCTTCCTAAGTTTCATAGAGCAGGTTATCTCGAAACTATCTTTCCTATAAGACTTATTCCTgtgattatttattacatttcgaCCCTGTTGGTTTGATTTATGGACTGTACCAGTACAATTCTGTAGTATCATACTTCCGATACTAGAAGAATGATTTATGGTTCTTACCAATAACACCATATATTTACTCATTCCATAGTTTTATCCTTCAAACACTATTAGGCAAATTTGTGGAATACATCATTAAAACCATAAGTCCATTCACTCTAAAGTTTCGTACTTCCGAAACTGTTAGGCAGATTCTTGGACCATGCCGTTAACAACGTAAACCCATTCACTCTACGGTTTTATACTTACGACACTATTAGGCAGATTTATGAATCatacttttaatacaataaatctATTCATAGTGTCTATATTTCCAGGTAGTACTTGATTTTGAGAGGAAGAGATAAAGAGGAATCCAATAAAAACTATCTGTCTCTCTCTCGGAGGGACTGTTTTGGGATCTACGTATATGACTTTTAACCCACGTTGTTTTAGGTATAATACAGGGTTTCGTTGCTAATACTtgcaaaaattaaagaatttgaTTCTCTAATGATAAAATGCAATGttcatcaaaataatattttctagtcTGAAAAAGTTTGTTTACTAAGAAATCAGGTTTGGAACGATATTAGACATTTTGATTTTTCATGAAATAGAGGAACAAACACTCCTGTGAAAAGAAATAGGGAAATATACTTTTCCTGTTTCGAACACTGCTTCCGACATTATGAAACTGATTTATGTAGCATGCCAGTACAATTAGAACTATGTTCACTACATCCACAATttcatacttttaacattatcaaACCTATGTATGGATCAAAGCATTACAATCATCAAATATTTTTACTCCACAAATATATTCTTCCTGTTATCGATTATATCTGTatagttataaaatgtattcaccACTCAgcagataaataatatatatatacttcctaCATTGTGAGAGATTTATGGTTTATATACCACAAAGTTTTATCGTATCAACCGTGATACTAGACACTACAAAAAGCACTAAAACCAAGTGTACCTGATTTTTAACCTTCACCTATCCTTAAAAAACGGCCCTTAAAAAGTGAAGTACaataacttaattattgtatACTCATGCAAAAACAAGATTGTAGGTGTTGTGTCATTATTTGTCTTTCGCAGAACGTTCACATATCATGAGGAAAACGGATACAAAAGCTAACGACAAAGACATTACAGTGCAAGTCACAGAAAATCTGACAACTATATGAGCTCCTCCATTGTTTCCTCTGACCTTTGAGCTTTGTTCCGTCTCTTCATGTGCACGTGCAGCATTTCTAATATTTCGTTCCGTATTTGTGTACAGAAAGCCAACACTGCTTTAGGCAACTCCATCCAAGTCTAAATACAATTGAACGAGTTTGTACATGTGGTAGATTTGCACTGCCTCAGACGACCCAAGCATGAACTGGGGTTATAAGCACTTACTTGTCTTTGGCCTATTTCTGTGAAATGTAAGTTTCAAAGTTATATTCCGTTTAACTTATTTTCCAAATTGGTTTAAAGTAACCCTACAGTTATTTTGGCAGAAAACGACCtggttcaacaacaacaaaaaaataccaTAATTATTGCTGGTTGATCCGTTTTTTCGAGAATATGCGTgttctaaattaaatattaagaaagaaGAACAATTTATAAACCATAGTATTATTGATAGTAAGAAATAACGTGTATGCATGCTGCAAAGTTAGTGATATGAACAATTGATTATTAAGCAGTTTTagtaatattacagtatatttttACTCATCGAATGAAAATCTGCCTAGTTTTTGAAGTTAATAACATTCATCGAAAGAATCTGCCTAGTCCTTAAAGTACCACTCATTCAACGTAGAGGCGTACCTAAAGTATTTGGCACTCTTCTCCCATatcttcccagtggctcagcggtaagtctgcggacttacaacgctaaaaatcgggtttcaatacccgtggtgggcagagcaaagatagcccattgtgtacctttgtgtttgattcaaaacaacaactccccccataaataattttaaaatttaaacacgtAGAAGAATATATTTGCCAGTAgcttttttaaacttaaaatactgTCATAAGCaaattagaaataagaaaaatgcaGGACATTAAACAGGAAAcactgcattttattttatacaaaaaaagcaACACAAGAAATCCAGTCTCAAAGAATAGGAAAATAAAAAGAATTCACAGTCTGTTTTCGAGCCTTAATTTCTACAAATTGATCAATGACCTCATCAAAATTCATcttctttgtatatttatattgaatttaaATTAAAGCCAGATTTGTCAGTCTCGTCTAACTCATGATcgagagaaatatatttttataaatttcaatttgaaaaacaattcttTCACATGAAGCAATAGACACACAGACAGTCcaaaagaatatcaaacacaaagACAAACTTGGCAGAGATTTAGAAAAATCCCATTTCACAATAAACTCGAGACACTGCAATGCTCTTcatttctttgcttctttaacGCTGATTTTGGCAGCTTCCAAATGTCTCCGAAGTCTTCCAATTTTCACACTGATCTCTTCCGAATTCACTTCCGAAGTTCTTTTTATGTTGCAACAACGAAAGTGTTTGGctgaataaacaacaaatatggaCAGAATTTAATCCATTGCCTCAGAAAGAATCTAtagttttttaatgaaaataattaagacATTCAAACATAGcccttttaattttctttggcAATGCGATACCAACATCCATTGTCATCTCTTCTGGCATTTTTTTCTGAGATTTATTCTCCCTCTTCTCTCCAAGAAATGTACATTTCTTCACACATTGCACCAATCTTCAAGAAATAGTTTTAGATCTTGGAGCTTCACAGTGCACTTTTCAAGTCTGATTTCAAATGTTTGCAAATACTTTTATGCCATTTCTCTTTTTTGAGTTACCATTCTTTTTGGTGTGAAGCCCTGAAATAAATTAATCTCATATAAAAGTATTTGCAAAGAGTTGAGGTCAGCTTTTCAAAATATACCTTCACTGGGCTCACAGCGCCATAATAAGTACTCCATCTTGTCTGGGGAAGTCTTTTGATTGTTATGTCTACGTTCTCCATCAGCATTTCCCATCGATGAGGTGAGACTGAAAGGAAGGAATAGACTTTATCCAAGGTTAAAAAAAGTCACACATGAATAAATGCTAACAAATGAGTGCACTTCAGAAAGGCTCAGAGAATGATTTGCACAAGGCACAAACAAAGTCTTGGGATTAATCTCACTGATCTTTGACTGAACAGCACCATGAATCCCAACCATAGTTGCAGCGTTGACATATTCTTGACAATGACACAGGTTTATGTCCAGTCCATCTCTCTCTCTCCAGATATTTCAGAATATCCTCTATGAGTTCAGCAGTAGTCTTTCCAACAATAAGGAAAAAGCCTAAGAATGATTCCTTTACTTCATCTTTGTCACATTTAATATGGACGTATCTGGTTACTTCACACATCTGATCAGCTACTATTTTCTCTTTGACGTAATTTCTCAAAAAGGAAATACACTCATTCTGAATCTTCGGAGATAAATACTGCTGCAGCTTGATGAACGTGATCAATGTTTCTTCTGAAGCTTCAACCCTGCTTCCATGGTCTTCCATTTTTCCAGTCATGAGAGATGCTGCTCATGATCAATTTTGGGTTTAGCTTCCACCATGCTTGAAAACCAATTACAAAGCTGGATGTTCCAATTCCTTTGTCATCAAAAGCAAACAGTCcgcagcaaaaacaaaacaaagtttctttTGATGGAGAGTAAACCACCTGTGTTCTCAAAACTTTCTCGCCATTTGGCAGAGCCTTATAAAACCATGCAGTGATCAGCTGTCGTCTCTTCTCTTTGAACTGCATTGAAAGATCCATCAGTATTTTAAAAGGGTTTTAGTGGTTCACTTACCCTCTTAATAAGATTAAATCTCAAATCATTTGGAAGCTGAATTTGGAAGCAACGATatcagaataaattaaaaatctctCTTTCTCCTCTTCTGCATCAGAGTCTTCCTCCTGTTGGTATTGACTTCTCTTGGCGTCTCCTTCCTGTTTGTCAGTTTCACTGTTTCAAGAAAATGAATTGCTATCCTCCAATCCTTGCTCTCATTCTAATCTTCTTGTGAAGATGCTTGTTGTttttggtcttcagtttcaccaggccGAATATCTTCACGACTTTCTCCTATTGCACTTGATATTGAAGACGTCACATACTTCAAGATTGATCCAGACACTTCCTGAAACACCCGTCctctttctttcttcagttttcttccttAGAATCCACTGGATCGTTTTTGCTCGCTTCATGTGGATGTTTTCtgcaaaatttcaaaatgaaaaggtATGAAGCACGAACCAGCATAACAAGCATGAACTATTATGACTTGTAGTACATTAATTGAATAAACTGTCTTTCATTTTTTTTGGAGTCGAGGGGAGTTTAAGTGCAAACACTACTCTCAAAAAAGCAGAGACCTATGAGTATTACTCACAAATAACTAGACCACGgacaaaatgaaaattaacagCGTAgccagtaaataaaaaagtaaaaaaaaatatattgcgGATGAAAAGCTTCAAACAAGTGgttctcaaacatttttttcaacaaGATATCCATTGATTTATCAGATTATCAACCCAGATAAGCAGAGACAACTAATTATCAATACCATTGTATTAACATTAATTCAGTATAGTATGATATAACGTTAGCTATTACAATTGAATAGTTATCCAAAACTATCATATATAATAGTTTGAGCATTCttacttattttttcttactttggCGATTTTTTCATTTGGTGTGAAAACTTCTACTGGTATTTCAACTCTCCCATGATCCCCATCCTGGCTGTCACCCGGTTCGGACCACCACTCTCATCCTCCTCTTAGTATCCACTGATTTAGTGAAATGTACCTAGTTATTGCAGTTAATACCATTCGACGGCTATATCTGCCTTGTTCTAAAAGTACCTACCACACTTCGGTTGAAAATTTGCTTTGTTCTAGAAGTACCTACCAAGCTTTGACTAAAAGATCTGCCCTAGCTCCAAaagttaatactttatatttaacaatCTCATCTTGGTTTCCTCTCTCCTGAGGATTTCAGTGCTTTCAAATACCGTATTACACCGGAAAATCCTTTAAACCTGTAGCAAGTAAATCATATGGTAACATAGAAGAGCTTATAATAATATGCCAATCACACTGTACCTTCTACATTCTGTGCCAACGAGGCTTGTCGC
Coding sequences within:
- the LOC143225540 gene encoding uncharacterized protein LOC143225540: MTGKMEDHGSRVEASEETLITFIKLQQYLSPKIQNECISFLRNYVKEKIVADQMCEVTRYVHIKCDKDEVKESFLGFFLIVGKTTAELIEDILKYLERERWTGHKPVSLSRICQRCNYGWDSWCCSVKDQ